The window CTTCTTTGTGTTTCACGCGCTGCGTTATGACGAGGAGAGCGAACGGGAAATCACGACCGAGGAATTGAACGTATTCCTTGGCAAGAACTATATCGTTACCGTCCACCAAAATCCGCTGCAATCGATCGGCCGCATCGCCGCCCGCTCGCTACGGGAGCCGCATTATATGGACAAGGGGCCTGATTTTCTGTTATATTCGATCGTCGACATGATCACCGACGAGTATTTCCCGATTATGGAGCGGATTTCCACGCGGATTGACGAGTTAGAAGACGAGATGTACGAACATCCGGCTCAGGAGATTACGGAAGAATTCCTCGCGCTGAAGCGGACGATCGTGCTGATCCGCCGGGTGATTCAGCCGAAAAAGCGGATTTTCGCCAATGTGGGCGGCCGCTACTCGTTCGAAGTGCAGGAAGACAATGTACCGTACTTTATCGACCTGGTCGATCATCTGGAGCGCATATCCGACTCGCTGGAAGTGTTCCGCGATCTGGTGTCCGGTGCGATGGAAACTTACTACTCGCTGGTGACCGCCAGAACGAACGATACGATGCGCGTCTTGACGGTAATTACGACAATCACCGCAACCCTTACCTCGGTAACCGGGTATTTCGGCATGAACGTGCCGCTCCCCTCGCAGCAGAACCCGTGGTCTACAGTGGTTGTCACATTGTTGCTGGTCGGCATGACGTACGGGATGCTGAAATACTTCCGCCGGAAAAAATGGGTGTAGGAAAACCGAAAGAACCCCCTTGCGAAGGCGGGTTCTTTCTGCTTGTGCTGCCTCGACGGGTTAATTGGCTTCATCGATCATCAGCTTGCCGGCTTTGCCGAACGCGTCACTTTTCAGGTCTTCGATAAACACATAGACGCGGTCTGCCGGCACTTCGCAGATTTCGCAGACCACTTTCGTCACTTCGGCAGCCAGACGACGCTTTTGTTCCAACGTGCGGCCTTCCTTCATCTCAATCGTTATAAACGGCATGGAAAACCCTCCCGCATATGTAGTACATCCATTATCACGTTTGGGCGGAACAGATGTCAACGAAAGGAATGAGTCGGGTGAGCGAGCCGATTCCGCAGGAATTTCTCGATTACATCAAATTTATGAACGAAGAAGATTATTTTGCCGCACACGAGGTGCTGGAGGATTTGTGGCACAGCGACCGGATCGATTTTTACAAGGGATTGATTCAGGTGGCGGTGGCGATTTTTCACTTGCGCAACGGTAACATCAAAGGCTCAAGGTATATGTTTCAGCGGTCCCAATCGTTGCTGACGCCCTATCTGCCAGTATTTCGGCGGATCGATGTGCGCCAGGTGATCGATTATATTCAGGACTGTCTGCAAAAAATTCCCGACGTGCCGGAAATGGATCGGCAGGAAGTGAAGAAACTGGGAATCAGGGGAATTCGCCTGAAACTGATCGATGAAGCGGGATCAGCATAAAAAAGCAAAAGGCCGGCAGCCATTTGAGGAAAAAAATTGCAGACTGATCTGGCCGCTGGGAAGTTAATTATTATCAGAATCGACGGAATAAAATGATAAAAAATTATTGTGGCTCTGAATGTGATTTGATATACTATTTCCGCAAACCGAATTATCTGAACTGATTGATAGAAAGGAGGCTGACAGGCACGATTTTTCTGTTATTCAGTAAGAAACGCTAACAAAGAGGGGGAGAAACATGGAGACACAACTGAATCCTTCTGTAAGCGCTGTCAATATTGATGGACGTCCCGAAAATGAGTGGGACATCATCGCGGAATCGCCGCAGTTCAAAGCGATGATCCGCAAGAAAAAAGCGTTTTTGGTACCGGCTACTGTCTTTTTCCTTGTTTATTATTTTGCGCTGCCTGTTTTGGCCGGTTATTTCAAACCGCTAATGGCTGTCAAGGTGACGGACTCGATCAACTTCGGCTACCTGTTTGCGTTGTCCGAATTTGTGATGGCTTGGGTGTTGGCTCATCTGTACATGAAGAAGGCCAACCAGTTTGACGATACAGCCTCCGAAATGCGCAACAACATGAAAGGGGGACTGTGACGATGGGTTTTAACGGATTGGCATTCGGACTTTTCCTTGTGATTGTTGCGATTACGCTGGTGATCA is drawn from Effusibacillus pohliae DSM 22757 and contains these coding sequences:
- the corA gene encoding magnesium/cobalt transporter CorA, encoding MIKTYFYNHEDKKMYHDVDLLRKGELLQNERNLLWIDLYNCTVDELKFVGAIFDFHPLAIEDCLHDSPRSKVDNYDDYYFFVFHALRYDEESEREITTEELNVFLGKNYIVTVHQNPLQSIGRIAARSLREPHYMDKGPDFLLYSIVDMITDEYFPIMERISTRIDELEDEMYEHPAQEITEEFLALKRTIVLIRRVIQPKKRIFANVGGRYSFEVQEDNVPYFIDLVDHLERISDSLEVFRDLVSGAMETYYSLVTARTNDTMRVLTVITTITATLTSVTGYFGMNVPLPSQQNPWSTVVVTLLLVGMTYGMLKYFRRKKWV
- a CDS encoding 2-hydroxymuconate tautomerase, with product MPFITIEMKEGRTLEQKRRLAAEVTKVVCEICEVPADRVYVFIEDLKSDAFGKAGKLMIDEAN
- a CDS encoding DUF309 domain-containing protein, which produces MSTKGMSRVSEPIPQEFLDYIKFMNEEDYFAAHEVLEDLWHSDRIDFYKGLIQVAVAIFHLRNGNIKGSRYMFQRSQSLLTPYLPVFRRIDVRQVIDYIQDCLQKIPDVPEMDRQEVKKLGIRGIRLKLIDEAGSA
- a CDS encoding DUF485 domain-containing protein; translated protein: METQLNPSVSAVNIDGRPENEWDIIAESPQFKAMIRKKKAFLVPATVFFLVYYFALPVLAGYFKPLMAVKVTDSINFGYLFALSEFVMAWVLAHLYMKKANQFDDTASEMRNNMKGGL